Part of the Candidatus Obscuribacterales bacterium genome is shown below.
CGTTCGCAAGACGCAACAAGAGACTCCAAGCTCAAGTTTGCAAATGTTCCAGCGGAGTTGAAGCGCCCGTCGAAAAAGACCACCTGCAATCCCAAACCGGAGCAACCAGCACCGAAACCGCCCGCGGAAAAGCCCGAAATAAATGCAGGTCGCCTCACTGAGAAGATGCAAAACTTCGACAAGGAAAACATGGACAGACGCAAGGTAACGCCGTTGAAACTAAACGACGAAAACAATACCTACGACGTCATGGTCACGCGCCACTACGTAAACGTATCCAAAACCGAACTCACAAAGTATTACATCCAAAAACAATTGGATGCCAAATACGACGCGAGCAAGCGCGGATATGTCCTGGAAGTCGGCAAAGACACTTACGTGATCACCAAGTCCGGCAAGATCCGCCAGCAATAAGTTCACTCTAGAAAACGTAAAGCCGCCGGCAAGGATTCTTCCGGCGGCTTTTTCCTTTCACACTTGGGAGACAAAACCATGCCTAAGAAATCTAAATACAGTACCCACCTTGAACCTTGGATAGTGAAAGAACTACGCAAAATGCAACGGAAACACGGCACTATCGAAGTCATCTGCAATGGAGGGACGTTCAGTCCAATTCACCTCGGTCACTTGCTTGTTGCCCAAGCCGCAACAGAACAGTTCGGTATTCATGCAACTCTGTGGATTCCCAACGGCGATCCACCGCACAAGAAAAACGTGCTTGATAAAGAGCACCGAATTGCCATGGTAAAGAAAGCGACAAAATCCAATCCGCACTTTTTTGTAACTCGCCTGGAAGCAGATCGTCCCGGCAAGTCGTATACAAATGAGACGCTCAAACAGCTTAGCGAAGAATTGGGACCAAACGTACACTTCAATCTTCTTTTCGGAGCGGACAACATTTCGCAGCTTGCAGGATGGGACGGCGGACAGGACTATATCCGTCAGTGTCGATTGCTGGTTGCATCCAGAGATACCGGCGATACAAGCGGCGGGCATCACGACGAAATCGTCGATACGTGGCGCAAACAATTGCCGGGTTATGACATTGAACGCATCAACTGCCCGATGAATTCAATATCAAGCACAACGATTCGTGAGTTGATTGCACAAGGACGTTCAATCGAATATTACGTACCTGCCGGAGTCAACAAATACATTCGTAAACACGAACTTTATCTACCACAAACCATTCTCAGCGCAGCGAGGTAACTAACATGGACTGTTGTTCTTCTTATATGGCACCGCAATGGTTGCTCAACCTCTTATCGTTCTTCTTCTTCTCCGGATTCGGCTTTTACATGTATCGACTAATTGCCGCGCAAAAGGTAAAGTCTGTATACGGATATGCCGATTGGGAAAACGAAATCGGTCACGGCATCTGCATGCTTTCCATGGCATCAATGCTCACGCCCAATCTACTGCCGATACCGGCGACGGCTTGGACTTACATCCTCGGCTTTGGCTGTTTGTGGTTTCTGACCAGAGCGCTCACATGGGGACGCAAACTT
Proteins encoded:
- the nadD gene encoding nicotinate (nicotinamide) nucleotide adenylyltransferase; translated protein: MPKKSKYSTHLEPWIVKELRKMQRKHGTIEVICNGGTFSPIHLGHLLVAQAATEQFGIHATLWIPNGDPPHKKNVLDKEHRIAMVKKATKSNPHFFVTRLEADRPGKSYTNETLKQLSEELGPNVHFNLLFGADNISQLAGWDGGQDYIRQCRLLVASRDTGDTSGGHHDEIVDTWRKQLPGYDIERINCPMNSISSTTIRELIAQGRSIEYYVPAGVNKYIRKHELYLPQTILSAAR